The nucleotide window CGTTACGATGACAGGCGCCGAATTCAGCCAGCCGCAACGGCAGCTCGCGGTAGCTTTTGAGTCCCTGATTGTAGACCTGCACGTGGCACGGGCAGTTCATCGGCTTGATCGCGTAATCGCGACTCTCCGACTCGGTGGTGAACATGTTCTCGGCGTAGTTCGCCCAGTGCCCCGACTTTTCCCAGAGCACCCGATCTACTACCTGGGGCGTCTTGATCTCCAAATAACCATTATCGCGCTGAACGGTGCGCATGTACTGCTCAAGCACTTGGTAGAGCGTCCAGCCGTTCGGATGCCAGAACACCATGCCCGGCGCTTCTTCCTGGGTATGGAATAGATCAAGGCGCTTGCCGATCTTGCGGTGATCGCGCTTCTCCGCTTCCTCGATGCGCTGGATGTAGGCCGCCAGCTGCTTCTTGTCCGCCCAAGCCGTGCCGTAGATTCGTTGCAGCTGCTCGTTCTTGGCATCGCCACGCCAGTAAGCACCCGACAGCTTGGTCAGCTTGAATGCCTTAAGAAAGCGCGTATTGGGAACGTGCGGACCACGACACATATCCACGTATTCCTCGTGGTAGTACAGGCCCATCGCCTGCTCGTCGGGCATATCGTCGATCAAGCGCAGCTTGTATTCCTCACCACGCGAGCTGAACACATCAATCACTTCCTGGCGCGGAGTGACCTTCTTGATGACGTCGTAATCCTTGTCGATGAGCTCACGCATACGCGCTTCGATCGCAGCGACGTCATCCGGCGTAAAGGGGCGCTCGTAGGCGATGTCGTAATAGAAGCCCTCGTCGATCACCGGCCCGATCACCATCCGTGCAGTCGGATATAACTGCTTTACTGCATGCCCGATCAGGTGTGCGCACGAGTGACGGATGATCTCCAGCCCCTCCTCATCTTTTGGAGTGATGATTTGCACACTGGCATCGCGCTCGATCAGATCACAGGCATCAACCAGCCGACCATCTACCTTGCCCGCGAGCGTCGCCTTGGCAAGCCCCGCACCGATGGACTGCGCAACCTCCGCAACGGACACCGCATGATCGAACGAACGCTGACTGCCGTCAGGAAGAGTAATGGTGGGCATGGCGCCTCCTCTCCTAGTGGTGACCCCTACCAAAGGCCACATGGGTTGGGATGAGCCAGGAAAGCGATTCAGCGAATCTCCTGCCGCACAGTGGCAGATGCCGGTAGGCTCGAGTCGCACAAACCGAAGTCACTGGAAGAATCAAACAGACATGCTTTCAGAAAGCCACGCAAGCTGACAAGCAAGCCAAAAAAAAGGGCCGCTTTCGCGACCCTTTTTCGAATTGGTAGGCACAATTGGATTCGAACCAACGACCCCCACCATGTCAAGGTGGTGCTCTAACCAACTGAGCTATGTGCCTTCGATGGGGGCGCATTCTATAGCCACCCTCGCGAGAGTCAAGTTTTTTTTTGAGGTAACCCGCTGATATTTGAAAATTTTACCCGGCGGGCCGGGAATCAAACGGCGGCACTGGCGAAGCGCAAATAGCCACGCTAGCATCGCGTCAAATATATACAACAGGTATGTCAAAATGCCGAACACGCCCTACCCTCAGTCGTTTTATGCTGCTTCAGCGAATCCAGCACCGGAACGCTCACCATTATGTGAAAGCAAGCACGCCGATGTCTGCATCATCGGCGCCGGCTACACCGGCCTTTCCGCGGGGCTGTTTCTCGCCGAACAGGGCTATCAGGTGGTGATCCTAGAGGCGGCCCGGGTAGGCTTCGGCGCTTCCGGACGCAACGGCGGACAGATCGTCAACAGCTACAGCCGGGATCTCGACCACGTGGAGCGCAGTGTTAGTGCCGACGAAGCACGCCTGATAGGCGCAATGGCGTTCGAAGGCGGGAGGATCATTCGTGAACGCATCGCCCGTTACGATATCCGGTGCGACCTCAAGAATGGCGGCGTTTTTGCAGCTTTAACGCACAAACAAATGCACCACCTCGAGCAGCAGAAAGCGCTCTGGGAGCGTTATGGCTACGATCAGCTGGAAGTGCTCGATCGAGATGCCATTCGCCGAATCGTCGCCTGCGATCGTTATATCGGCGGGACCCTGGACAAGCTAGGCGGACATATCCACCCACTCAACCTTGCGCTGGGCGAGGCTGCAGCGCTGGAGTCGCTGGGCGGCGTCATCTATGAGCAAAGCCCGGCAATCCGTATCGATCGCGGTCCTGAGCCAGTGGTGCACACCGAGCAAGGCTCGGTACATGCAAAATTTCTGATAATCGCCGGCAACGCATACCTTGGCGGACTGGTGCCCGAACTCGCCGCCAAATCGATGCCATGCGGAACCCAGGTAGTTGCGACCGAACCGCTGAACGGTGATCTCGCCCACCGCCTACTGCCGCAAGACTACTGTGTCGAAGACTGCAACTACCTACTCGACTATTACCGACTCTCTGCCGACAAGCGCCTCATCTACGGTGGTGGCGTGGCATATGGCGCGCGCGACCCGGCCGATATCGAATCGATCATTCGTCCCAAGATGCTAAAGACCTTTCCACAACTCCATAACGTCAAGATCGAATACAGCTGGACCGGCAATTTCCTGCTTACGCTGTCGCGGTTACCGCAGGTCGGACGCCTGGGGGACAACATCTACTACTCGCAGGGCTGCAGCGGCCACGGCGTCACCTACACCCACCTGGCCGGCAAGATCATTGCAGAAGCCTTGCGCGGCCAGGCAGAACGCTTTGACGCTTTCGCCAGCTTGCCGCACCACCCCTTTCCTGGCGGACATCAGCTACGGGTGCCATTGAGCGCGCTTGGCGCGCTCTACTACAGCCTGCGCGATAGGTTGGGCATTTGATTACATTAGCGGCAGGCAGGAATAGCCTGGCAAGCCTGTCGCACACCATCGACGGGAAGCGGCAGAGGCTCGGCAAAGCGCGTATCCTGCGGCGCAATACTCACCGCGCAAGTGCGCGCCTGCTGCGCTTCGTTGAGGCAACCTTTCTCTGCCAATACATGCGAAAGGTTGAACCATCCGGGAGCGAATCCGGCATCGCGGCTCACGCTGATGCGCAGCGCCTGCTCTGCAGCCTGTCGATCACCCAGGGCGTATTGACTGTTAGCTAGCGCAAACCACGGCATGCCGCCAGGCCAACGCTCGCCGGCCACGCGATAGGCCGCTTGCGCCGAATCCGCCAGCCCAACCTGCTCTAGGTCATTTGCTGCCCGCAGCCAGACCGCCTCCTCGGCCGTCGCCGGCATTCGATCCGGCCTAACAGTCACGACTGCCCAGCGATCACCCTTCGCCCAGCTGCGCTCGAACTGGCGAAAACTGCCGACCCAACGCCGAGTGGTGCCAGAGCGCAGAATGATCTCCTGCTCGCCCAGGTCGTAGCCGATCACCACAGCGAAATGCCACTGCGGCCAACGGTCGAAGGCCAAGTTCTGCAATACCAATACTGGATTTCCCGCCGCCACTTCCTTCAGTAGTGCTTCCAGCCGTGGTCGCAACGGATACACCAGCATCCCGTTCGCACGCGCAGCGGCTACCATCTCTACCTGCAGACTTCCACGGCGCTGCGGGATATAGACCTGATCGACCAACTGTTCAGGAGTGATCCGCCGTCCACCATGCACCAGCATTGTCGCCAGCGCTGCCGGTCCGCACTGATAATCCTCCTGCGCGAAGAATGGCGTATCGACCAGCTCGATCCGCTCCGGCAGCTGCGCACTCCCAATGTTAAGCGGTTGCTGTGCGCAGCCAACGAGCAGAACGACCAGCGACACCAGCCAAGCAAGGCGCCGGGTCAACGGTTGATGCAATTGACGAAATTGAAAATGTTGGTTGCACAGAGCATGTCAGTGATGATGAAGATCACCAGAAACAGCACGATTATCCCAACCACACCGGCGCCGGCCGGAGCCTGATCGAGCTGCTGATTGAACTGCGCCAGCTCTGCGGGGGTCAGGCTGTTAATGCGCTTTTCTACCTGCGTCCGATCGACTCCCATCGACTCGAGCTTCTTCTGCACGTCCTGATCTTCCAACATCGTAAGCAGCTGTTGGCGATCGACCTGCTGTTGCTGCTCGGCAATCACTTCGGGCGTACCAATCATCGCCGCCTGTGCCATCGGAATCTGCGCAACCAGCATGAAGTGCAAAGCCGCTACAACGGCAGCGACACGCTTGAGCAGGGATGAGCTGAACATGGTGCTACTCCTTTTTCGAGATCGGCCTGTGCAACTGCAAAAGGCCATCACCAGTAAGACGAACGACAGCCGCTTCGGTTCCCGCTTGTCAGGTATTTCGTCACGGACTTTGGTTGGCCGGCATTTTACCTTTTGCTTGTCCGTCACTAACGTTGATCGTAGTTGATCGAATTCAATCAGCCTCAATGGGAAAGCACATGTCCAAACCGCGTTGCGTAGTGTTGCTATTCGTCGCGTCATTTCTTGCAGGCTGCCAATGGCATCCTGCAACCACCGAAGCCGCCGGCAATATGTGCGACTCGCAGCACGTGCAGCACCTGCTGGGCCGAATCGCCACCCCACAAATGCTCGAGCAGGCACGCGAACTGGCCGGAGCACAATTCGCACGCCTGTTGCGCCCGGATCAGGCCGTTACTCTGGAGTACGATTCACGGCGGCTGAACATCCACACCGACAAGGATCTGAAGATCCAACGACTAACATGCGGTTAAGAACGCAACCACCGGCAGGTGACCGCGTCCTGAACCTTTGGCTACGCCGCAGTTACTGCGCCATCGCCCTGCGCACGCGGAGATTGGATGCCGAAACGGGCTTGGGCGGTGTGAGAAGAAAACCCAGCCGGTAGCGATTGATCACGACCTGAGCGAGCAGCGGCGCCGCTATACCAACCAGAGTTCCCAGGAGCAGATGCACCGGTATCGAATCAATGTCCAGGAAACTGGCAAGAATTACGCGCACGCCACTGCCTGCCAGGATGTGCATCAGATAGATCGTCATTGACGACGCACCGAGGAAGAGCAACCAGCCCACCCGGAACTGCCCCAGCCACATGGAGAGCGCGACCATAAAGAAGATCGAAATGGTTGCCAGCGCCAGCACAGGCAAGCCACCATCCACGTAGTTCATCCCGAACGTTATGTGGAACAAGTATTGCCCGACCAAGAAAAGCACTCCGAAGAACAGCGTCAGCTGTACGCAGCGCGCCAGAAAGAACTGCTTAACCTCGTTGAACCAGATGCCCAGCGCGAAGAAAACGGTATTGCCGAGGATGAACCTGGTCGCCGTATTGACCGTGAGCGCATCCTTGAATACGAACAGCACGCCAAACAGCACCACCATCGGCAAGAAGTAACGACGGTCAGCTCGCGCGTATAGAAAGGAGCAGAGCACGAACACCAGGAAAAGCGCATACAGGAACCAGAACTGTGCACGCGGCATCCACAACAGGGAGAACACCTCGGCCAGCGTTACCTCACCATTGGTGTAATTGGAAAGCACGACCTCGATCAGTCCTTGCAATAGCGACCAGACGATGAATGGGTAAACGATGGTATCGACCTTATTGATGATCAACCCGCTTTTGCCGCGCTTTTGCAGCGAGTCGAAGAAAAAAAGCCCCGACAGAAAGAAGAACAACGGCATGTGGAAGCTATAGATGATGCTGTCCACCAGTACGTAATTAGCTTCATCCATAGGCAGGCCCGCGTTGAAAACCCCACGCGCGACGTGTCCATAAACGACCAGGATAATCCCTATCGCCTTGGCATAATCGACCCAGACATTTCTCTCCTGCATCATCGTTCTCCTTGTTGTGAAGGCATCGGAAAGCCAGCGCTCAGCCTGCGCGTGAGGGCGGATGCTGCAGATAGACAATGCTTTCGAGGATTTGTTTGCACCTTGCCTGCCAGCCGTATGCAACAACACACGCAGAGCCGCTCACCACAGTGATGATCGGCGCGGAGGCATGTGAAACGTCTAGGACCACCAGGCACAGCGCGTTACCGCTGAGAAGCACATAGGTGAGAGTGAGCGACGCGAAAGAGCCATCAAAACGATCGACTGCGACCTAGGGCGCTCGGTTGTGATGCAAACAGACCGGGTGTATATCACTGTCTTTTCTCGGAGCCTGCCATGAGCGAACGTCTTCTCCCTGCGTGCTCCATCCTGTTGCTTGCCGGCGGTCGAGGCCAGCGCATGGGCGGCAGGGACAAGGGATTGATCGAGTGGCGTGGTCGACCGCTGATCGCCTGGATGCATGAGACAGTGCACGCACTGACCGACGATCTATTGCTGTCATGCAACCGCAATCAGACCGCCTATGCACCTTACGCGGATCGCCTGCTGTCGGATGAAGAACCTGATTACCCTGGCCCACTGGCCGGAATTCGGGCGGGGCTCGCCGCTGCACATCATGACTGGCTGATGGTCTTGCCCTGCGACGCGCCGATGATCGATGCGCTGCTGCTGCGGAGCCTCCACGCAATTGCCACGCAAGATCCTCTGCATCCGTTGATGGTGCGCCGCGCGGTGCAGTGGGAGCCATTGTTCAGCATGATTCCGACACGCCTAACGGGGCGCCTCGAAGCAGCCTGGCAGGCAGGCGCTCGCAGCCCTCGTCAGGTACTGCTGGCGCTAGGAGCACGAGCACTGGACCTAGCCGAGGACGATCCTCGCCTGGCCAACCTCAACACCCCTGAGCTGCTCGAACGCTGAAGGTTTCGGGAACTTAGCCTGGCGAACGCCCGTCCCACTTGCATCACAACGAAGGAGGCAAGGACCATGACCTCACGCATCATCCCGGCATTGCTTGTCACAGTAGGGCTGGGAGCACTGACCGGATGCGCCAACCCGAGCGTTATCACCCTCAACGATGGCCGAGAAATCCAGACGCTCGACCACCCCGAGTACGACGAAGAATCAGGCTTCTACGAGTACGAACAGCTCGACGGCAATCCTGGTAAGGTCAACAAGGATCAGGTTCGGACCGTCCGCGAACTCTGAGTATCGCCCGAGTGCTGGTGGAATCTTCCGCCCACACTCGGATCCTCGCCACGCCCCGCGCCTGATCGGCCACAGCCAAATAGCCGTCAAAAAAATCTTTACTAAACCCTTGTGCAACAAAACTTTTTCTGTAGAATGCGCGCCATCTTCGGAGCGTAGCGCAGCTTGGTAGCGCGTCTCGTTCGGGACGAGAAGGTCGCTGGTTCGAATCCAGTCGCTCCGACCAACTCCCGATCTCTGCACGATCAAGTGCAAGATTAAAAAAGCCGACCTTGAAGTCGGCTTTTTTCGTTTCGCGAGCTGACAACATACAGTCTAGTCGGCACGGCGCTCAGATCTGCAGAAAACCCACTATCTGCTCAGCCTCGAACGGCCAATCCAATTCCGCCCCGGTATCCACCCGACGCAACACCGGAATGCGCAGGCCGTAGTAGTCAACCCACTCCGGCCTTTCAGCGATATCCAGCAACTCCACGAGCAGGCCATGCTCAACCAGAGGCATCAGTATCTCCTCGGCCTGCTCACACAGGTGACAACCAAGGGTTCCGAAAAGCTGACATTCAGGCAGCATAAGCGACTCATTCATATCCCAATTCCAGTTAGAGCGCATTCTAGCAGTCGCTTCGCGATTCGATGCCCTCGGTAGCCGCTTCCCCTCCGCATGATTTTGTGAAGCTCCACGCATCGCTCGGCTTGATTAACCGCAAAATTCGACTCTCGCGCACCGAAACGCTAGGATGCCGCAACCCGAAGCAACGGACAGATTGCAGGGTAATTCACATCCGACAGATGCCGCTTCGACAGTCAGGTGCGATATCACCGGAGCAGTCGATGCGGGGAACATACAGA belongs to Pseudomonas phenolilytica and includes:
- a CDS encoding PA2779 family protein; the protein is MFSSSLLKRVAAVVAALHFMLVAQIPMAQAAMIGTPEVIAEQQQQVDRQQLLTMLEDQDVQKKLESMGVDRTQVEKRINSLTPAELAQFNQQLDQAPAGAGVVGIIVLFLVIFIITDMLCATNIFNFVNCINR
- a CDS encoding acyltransferase family protein; protein product: MQERNVWVDYAKAIGIILVVYGHVARGVFNAGLPMDEANYVLVDSIIYSFHMPLFFFLSGLFFFDSLQKRGKSGLIINKVDTIVYPFIVWSLLQGLIEVVLSNYTNGEVTLAEVFSLLWMPRAQFWFLYALFLVFVLCSFLYARADRRYFLPMVVLFGVLFVFKDALTVNTATRFILGNTVFFALGIWFNEVKQFFLARCVQLTLFFGVLFLVGQYLFHITFGMNYVDGGLPVLALATISIFFMVALSMWLGQFRVGWLLFLGASSMTIYLMHILAGSGVRVILASFLDIDSIPVHLLLGTLVGIAAPLLAQVVINRYRLGFLLTPPKPVSASNLRVRRAMAQ
- the mobA gene encoding molybdenum cofactor guanylyltransferase MobA, producing MSERLLPACSILLLAGGRGQRMGGRDKGLIEWRGRPLIAWMHETVHALTDDLLLSCNRNQTAYAPYADRLLSDEEPDYPGPLAGIRAGLAAAHHDWLMVLPCDAPMIDALLLRSLHAIATQDPLHPLMVRRAVQWEPLFSMIPTRLTGRLEAAWQAGARSPRQVLLALGARALDLAEDDPRLANLNTPELLER
- the thrS gene encoding threonine--tRNA ligase encodes the protein MPTITLPDGSQRSFDHAVSVAEVAQSIGAGLAKATLAGKVDGRLVDACDLIERDASVQIITPKDEEGLEIIRHSCAHLIGHAVKQLYPTARMVIGPVIDEGFYYDIAYERPFTPDDVAAIEARMRELIDKDYDVIKKVTPRQEVIDVFSSRGEEYKLRLIDDMPDEQAMGLYYHEEYVDMCRGPHVPNTRFLKAFKLTKLSGAYWRGDAKNEQLQRIYGTAWADKKQLAAYIQRIEEAEKRDHRKIGKRLDLFHTQEEAPGMVFWHPNGWTLYQVLEQYMRTVQRDNGYLEIKTPQVVDRVLWEKSGHWANYAENMFTTESESRDYAIKPMNCPCHVQVYNQGLKSYRELPLRLAEFGACHRNEPSGALHGIMRVRGFTQDDAHIFCTEEQMQSESAAFIKLTQAVYADFGFDDIQLKLSTRPEKRVGSDELWDRAEAALAAALDSAGLAYDLQPGEGAFYGPKIEFSLKDCLGRVWQCGTLQLDFNLPIRLGAEYVSENNDRQHPVMLHRAILGSFERFIGILIEHYEGAFPAWLAPTQAVVMNITDKQAEFALEVERTLSQSGFRAKSDLRNEKIGFKIREHTLLKTPYLLVIGDREVETRSVAVRTREGVDLGSMPLEQFAQLLAQAVSRRGRQDLE
- a CDS encoding NAD(P)/FAD-dependent oxidoreductase, whose translation is MPNTPYPQSFYAASANPAPERSPLCESKHADVCIIGAGYTGLSAGLFLAEQGYQVVILEAARVGFGASGRNGGQIVNSYSRDLDHVERSVSADEARLIGAMAFEGGRIIRERIARYDIRCDLKNGGVFAALTHKQMHHLEQQKALWERYGYDQLEVLDRDAIRRIVACDRYIGGTLDKLGGHIHPLNLALGEAAALESLGGVIYEQSPAIRIDRGPEPVVHTEQGSVHAKFLIIAGNAYLGGLVPELAAKSMPCGTQVVATEPLNGDLAHRLLPQDYCVEDCNYLLDYYRLSADKRLIYGGGVAYGARDPADIESIIRPKMLKTFPQLHNVKIEYSWTGNFLLTLSRLPQVGRLGDNIYYSQGCSGHGVTYTHLAGKIIAEALRGQAERFDAFASLPHHPFPGGHQLRVPLSALGALYYSLRDRLGI
- a CDS encoding YgdI/YgdR family lipoprotein; its protein translation is MTSRIIPALLVTVGLGALTGCANPSVITLNDGREIQTLDHPEYDEESGFYEYEQLDGNPGKVNKDQVRTVREL
- a CDS encoding I78 family peptidase inhibitor, with the protein product MSKPRCVVLLFVASFLAGCQWHPATTEAAGNMCDSQHVQHLLGRIATPQMLEQARELAGAQFARLLRPDQAVTLEYDSRRLNIHTDKDLKIQRLTCG
- a CDS encoding glutaredoxin family protein — protein: MLPECQLFGTLGCHLCEQAEEILMPLVEHGLLVELLDIAERPEWVDYYGLRIPVLRRVDTGAELDWPFEAEQIVGFLQI
- a CDS encoding PA2778 family cysteine peptidase translates to MTRRLAWLVSLVVLLVGCAQQPLNIGSAQLPERIELVDTPFFAQEDYQCGPAALATMLVHGGRRITPEQLVDQVYIPQRRGSLQVEMVAAARANGMLVYPLRPRLEALLKEVAAGNPVLVLQNLAFDRWPQWHFAVVIGYDLGEQEIILRSGTTRRWVGSFRQFERSWAKGDRWAVVTVRPDRMPATAEEAVWLRAANDLEQVGLADSAQAAYRVAGERWPGGMPWFALANSQYALGDRQAAEQALRISVSRDAGFAPGWFNLSHVLAEKGCLNEAQQARTCAVSIAPQDTRFAEPLPLPVDGVRQACQAIPACR